The following coding sequences are from one Prochlorococcus sp. MIT 0604 window:
- a CDS encoding AarF/ABC1/UbiB kinase family protein has product MKRSYSKYSAKDDLLWLILRPWIFIPRVLYILLTFIFLFLRILFQGNSKNENVQKNLSKYLFDVITDLGPCFIKLGQALSTRPDLVRQDWLTELTNLQDNLPAFDHKIALKIIEEELGSPANKLFEEFPDSPIASASLGQVYKAKINNSYLAVKVQRPNLYFLIRRDIVILRFLGTFLSPLLPLNIGVGIGEIIDEFGKALFDEIDYQKEAENALKFANLFKENPNIFIPKLEKQFSSKRIITTSWIDGVKLRDRALLEENNLIPSSFIKTCVISGLQQLFEFGYFHADPHPGNMFALKGGNADCGNLAYVDFGMMDTITNSDRLTLIKAIVHIINEEYYLLAEDFQKLGFLTKEQDLQKLVEPLKEVLGGSLGAEVGNFNLKNVTDKFSKLMYSYPFRVPSRFALIIRAVVSQEGLALRLDPEFKILKIAYPYIAKKLLTDNSEEILDILLEVVFDKKGQIQIEKVESLLNILFKDSENINSDLIPVANAGLKLFISKKGSEVRKNLLLSLIKDEKLEFTDAKKLLALIRDTFSPLNIAKSAVQNIISTV; this is encoded by the coding sequence ATGAAAAGATCTTATTCGAAATATTCAGCAAAAGATGACTTACTTTGGTTGATTTTGAGACCATGGATTTTTATCCCAAGAGTTTTATATATCCTTTTAACTTTTATTTTTCTTTTTTTAAGAATACTTTTTCAAGGTAACAGTAAAAATGAAAATGTACAAAAAAATCTCTCGAAATATCTTTTTGATGTAATAACGGATTTAGGGCCTTGTTTTATCAAATTAGGCCAAGCACTCTCAACTAGGCCAGATCTTGTTAGACAAGATTGGCTTACAGAACTTACAAACTTACAAGATAATCTCCCAGCATTTGATCACAAAATTGCTTTAAAAATCATTGAAGAGGAACTTGGATCCCCGGCTAATAAATTATTTGAAGAGTTTCCAGATAGTCCTATTGCTTCAGCAAGCTTAGGTCAAGTTTATAAAGCAAAAATAAATAATTCTTATCTAGCTGTGAAAGTACAGCGACCGAATCTATACTTTCTCATAAGAAGGGATATTGTAATCTTAAGGTTTTTAGGAACTTTTTTATCTCCACTCTTACCATTAAATATAGGTGTTGGAATTGGAGAAATAATAGATGAATTCGGTAAGGCACTTTTTGATGAAATTGACTATCAAAAAGAGGCCGAAAATGCTTTGAAGTTTGCAAATTTATTCAAAGAAAACCCAAATATTTTTATTCCTAAATTAGAAAAACAGTTTTCATCTAAAAGGATTATCACAACCTCTTGGATTGATGGAGTTAAGTTAAGAGATCGAGCTTTACTCGAGGAAAATAACTTAATACCTTCTTCTTTTATAAAAACATGTGTCATCAGTGGACTGCAGCAATTATTTGAATTTGGATATTTTCATGCAGACCCACATCCAGGAAATATGTTTGCTCTCAAAGGAGGAAATGCAGATTGTGGGAATTTAGCTTATGTTGATTTCGGAATGATGGATACTATTACTAATTCAGATAGGCTTACTCTTATCAAGGCAATTGTTCACATAATAAATGAAGAATATTATCTTCTAGCAGAAGATTTCCAGAAATTAGGTTTTTTAACCAAAGAGCAAGATCTTCAAAAACTTGTAGAACCATTAAAAGAAGTTCTTGGAGGATCTCTAGGAGCAGAGGTTGGTAATTTTAATCTTAAAAATGTAACTGATAAATTCTCAAAACTAATGTATTCCTATCCTTTCAGAGTTCCCAGTAGGTTTGCCTTAATAATAAGAGCCGTTGTTAGTCAAGAAGGTTTAGCACTAAGACTAGATCCTGAATTTAAAATTTTAAAAATCGCTTATCCCTATATTGCAAAAAAACTACTTACAGATAATTCTGAAGAGATTTTAGACATCCTTTTAGAAGTCGTTTTTGATAAAAAAGGTCAAATTCAAATAGAAAAAGTTGAAAGTTTATTAAATATTTTATTTAAAGATTCAGAGAATATTAATTCAGACCTCATACCAGTTGCTAACGCTGGATTGAAATTATTTATTAGTAAAAAAGGATCCGAAGTTAGAAAGAATCTTCTTTTAAGCCTTATAAAAGATGAAAAATTAGAATTTACAGATGCAAAAAAACTCTTAGCTTTAATAAGAGATACTTTTAGCCCTCTGAATATTGCAAAAAGTGCAGTGCAAAATATTATTTCCACAGTTTAG
- a CDS encoding aminotransferase class I/II-fold pyridoxal phosphate-dependent enzyme, which yields MSISSFLTKKFLKSLFFPAHNRGAALPDKLVKLLKNPPGYWDLPELPEIGSPLSQSGLIAKSQREFSERFGAKGCFFGVNGASGLIQSAVIAMANPGENILMPRNVHISIIKICAMQNINPIFFDLEFSTLTGHYKPITKIWFENVFKKLNFDENKIAGVILVNPSYHGYSGDLEPLIDCCHQKNLPVLVDEAHGSYFLFCENLNLPKPALSLKADLVVNSLHKSLNGLTQTAVLWYKGNLINEGNLIKSINLLQTTSPSSLLLSSCEESIKDWLNKKSLSKYQKRILEAKSIYKKLIQKNIPLIETQDPLKIVVNTSQAGIDGFTADKFFYRNGLIAELPEMMTLTFCLGFGNQKDFLNLFEKLWKKLLLNAKKSKSLEVLKSPFELVQAPEIEIGIAWRSETRSISFSQSLNKISGDIICPYPPGIPLIIPGEKIDINRFNWINNQSLCNKDLVNFNIRVIET from the coding sequence ATGAGCATTTCATCTTTTCTAACTAAAAAGTTTTTAAAGTCTTTATTCTTTCCCGCTCATAACAGAGGGGCAGCTTTACCAGATAAATTGGTGAAGTTATTAAAAAATCCACCTGGGTATTGGGACTTACCCGAACTACCAGAAATAGGTTCACCGCTATCCCAAAGCGGATTGATTGCTAAATCTCAAAGAGAATTCTCCGAAAGATTTGGGGCTAAAGGATGTTTTTTTGGAGTTAATGGAGCTTCCGGATTAATACAATCAGCAGTAATTGCAATGGCAAATCCAGGAGAAAATATCCTGATGCCTAGAAATGTTCACATAAGTATTATAAAAATCTGTGCGATGCAGAATATAAATCCAATATTTTTTGACCTAGAATTTTCAACCTTAACGGGTCATTACAAACCAATTACAAAAATTTGGTTTGAAAATGTATTTAAGAAATTAAATTTTGATGAGAATAAAATTGCAGGGGTTATTCTTGTAAATCCCTCTTATCATGGATATTCCGGAGATTTAGAGCCTTTAATAGATTGTTGTCATCAAAAAAATTTACCTGTTTTAGTTGATGAAGCCCATGGTTCATATTTCCTTTTTTGTGAAAACCTTAATTTACCAAAACCGGCCTTATCATTAAAGGCTGATTTAGTTGTTAATTCATTGCATAAGTCGCTCAATGGATTAACTCAAACGGCGGTACTTTGGTACAAAGGGAATCTAATAAATGAAGGTAATTTAATCAAAAGTATTAATTTGCTGCAAACTACTAGTCCAAGCTCCTTATTACTTTCTTCTTGTGAAGAGTCTATTAAGGACTGGCTCAATAAAAAAAGTTTATCAAAATATCAAAAAAGAATTTTAGAGGCAAAAAGTATTTATAAAAAATTAATTCAAAAAAATATTCCTCTCATAGAAACTCAAGACCCCTTAAAAATTGTAGTCAATACCTCTCAGGCTGGAATTGATGGTTTTACTGCTGATAAATTTTTTTATAGAAATGGCCTTATTGCCGAATTGCCAGAAATGATGACTCTCACTTTTTGCTTAGGATTTGGAAATCAAAAAGATTTTCTTAATTTATTTGAAAAGTTATGGAAAAAATTACTGTTAAATGCCAAAAAATCAAAAAGTTTAGAAGTGCTCAAATCGCCCTTTGAATTAGTTCAAGCTCCCGAAATCGAAATTGGAATTGCTTGGAGAAGTGAGACTCGTAGTATTTCTTTCTCACAATCATTAAATAAAATATCTGGAGATATTATTTGCCCTTATCCTCCCGGGATACCTCTAATAATTCCTGGCGAAAAAATTGATATAAATAGGTTTAATTGGATAAATAATCAAAGTTTATGCAACAAAGATCTGGTAAATTTTAATATAAGAGTCATAGAAACATAG
- a CDS encoding phosphatidate cytidylyltransferase has translation MRLRSGLLIGIFGLIVVLMGGWFFTLATALLTYLALLEFFRMAEFKGIRPATKTTLFSSFIIIVSTYLETIGLLEGEISNSILPICSVGICTWLLLQPKPGTISDIAASIFGLFYLGFLPSYWIKLRGLDSVIISSNQGIMSFENLSNTTGLYLTLTSCFLIVASDIGSYFIGKSFGKTSLSPISPSKTIEGLLGGISCSTLLAIFFAFLMNWENPLFVGIIYGISISLMALVGDLIESMMKRDAKIKDSGTFLPGHGGILDRIDSYIFTPSVLYYIFIILKYLN, from the coding sequence ATGAGATTAAGAAGCGGATTACTTATAGGAATTTTTGGTTTAATTGTTGTTTTGATGGGGGGGTGGTTTTTTACATTGGCAACTGCGTTGCTTACATATCTAGCATTATTAGAATTTTTTAGAATGGCAGAATTTAAAGGAATAAGACCAGCTACAAAAACTACACTATTTTCATCCTTTATAATTATAGTTTCTACTTATCTTGAGACTATTGGTTTGCTTGAAGGAGAAATTTCAAATTCAATTTTACCAATCTGTTCAGTTGGGATATGCACTTGGTTACTTTTGCAACCAAAACCCGGGACAATTTCAGATATTGCAGCCTCTATTTTTGGATTATTCTATTTAGGTTTTTTACCTAGTTACTGGATTAAGTTAAGGGGATTAGATTCAGTGATAATAAGTTCAAATCAGGGTATTATGTCGTTTGAGAATTTATCAAATACTACAGGTCTTTATCTAACTTTAACTTCTTGTTTTTTAATTGTAGCTAGTGATATTGGTTCTTATTTCATTGGGAAGTCATTTGGTAAAACATCTCTATCTCCAATATCTCCGAGCAAAACTATAGAAGGTTTACTTGGAGGAATATCCTGTTCAACATTACTAGCAATATTTTTCGCATTTTTAATGAATTGGGAAAATCCATTATTTGTTGGAATAATATATGGAATTTCAATTTCTCTTATGGCATTAGTTGGAGATTTAATTGAATCTATGATGAAGAGAGATGCAAAAATAAAGGATTCCGGAACTTTTTTACCTGGACATGGAGGAATTCTTGACAGAATTGACAGTTACATCTTTACTCCATCTGTTTTGTATTATATTTTTATAATTTTGAAGTATCTAAATTAA
- a CDS encoding alpha/beta fold hydrolase, with protein MTKNNFEQLSDLNAEFFESAKLSLLDPLGLYLANDVRWIKFNQNWNSLKFPVVMGGKGQPILLLHGFDSSFLEFRRIYKSLKRNFQVIVPDLLGFGFSPRCATNEYNSSKIISHLIDLLKTLKIAKNLKIIGASMGGSTALKLAFEIPDSIDKIILLSPAGLFGEPKRIPFPLNQIGASFLGLPQVRKSLCRQAFAFPDECVGEMEEQIASIHLGCKGWRNSLASFAKSGGFAGTQKYIQNIPIKTLCGENDRILGKKEIKNIRSIEKLNFVGLQNCGHLPHIDLPSLSSKIIQDYFLE; from the coding sequence TTGACTAAAAACAATTTTGAACAATTAAGTGATTTAAATGCAGAATTTTTTGAAAGTGCCAAATTGTCACTTTTAGACCCTTTAGGTCTTTATTTGGCAAATGATGTAAGGTGGATAAAATTCAACCAAAACTGGAATTCTTTAAAATTCCCAGTAGTTATGGGAGGGAAAGGTCAACCTATACTTCTTCTGCATGGCTTTGATAGTAGTTTTTTAGAATTCAGGAGAATATACAAATCACTTAAAAGAAATTTTCAAGTTATCGTTCCTGATCTGTTGGGTTTTGGTTTTAGTCCCAGGTGCGCAACAAATGAATACAATTCCTCGAAAATAATTTCACATTTAATTGATCTCCTTAAAACTTTAAAGATAGCAAAGAATCTAAAAATTATAGGTGCCTCTATGGGAGGCTCAACAGCTTTAAAACTTGCTTTTGAAATTCCTGATTCTATTGACAAAATTATCCTTCTTTCTCCAGCCGGATTGTTTGGAGAACCTAAGAGAATTCCTTTCCCTCTTAATCAAATTGGCGCCTCATTTCTTGGCTTGCCTCAGGTCAGAAAAAGTCTTTGTAGGCAAGCATTTGCTTTTCCAGATGAATGTGTTGGTGAAATGGAAGAGCAAATTGCTTCAATTCATCTTGGTTGTAAAGGATGGAGGAATTCACTTGCATCATTTGCAAAAAGTGGTGGGTTTGCCGGAACTCAAAAATATATTCAAAATATCCCTATAAAAACATTATGTGGAGAAAATGATCGAATCCTTGGAAAAAAAGAGATTAAAAACATAAGAAGTATTGAAAAATTAAATTTTGTAGGATTACAAAATTGTGGTCATCTTCCACATATAGATCTACCATCATTATCTAGTAAAATTATCCAAGATTATTTTTTGGAATAA
- a CDS encoding iron-containing alcohol dehydrogenase, which translates to MQSISPEIIYRGNYAWEESLPQISTLTKSPLILGRGIQTNNLRNNIFNDLKNQKLNVNSANLQFDCCYEDISRVKNIILNNNNDSVIAAGGGKVLDSGKYLADCLNIPCITVPLSASTCAGWTALSNIYTKDGQFIKDVELRSCPKILVYDHKFIQTAPSRTLASGIADALAKWYESSITSSTIDDGLVQQAIQISRVLRDQLLIDGEKAFKGQYENYPSWQNTVEACGLTAGLVGGIGGEKCRTAAAHAIHNAITQIITPNKFLHGEIVGVGLLLQLRLEEMKNNNKLAAQSIKQLFVLMKELNLPTTIGQLGINVFENNNLEKIADFTCRDKSEIHFLPFEINKQDIIEVISNFEQQKIKI; encoded by the coding sequence ATGCAGTCAATCTCTCCAGAAATTATATATAGGGGAAATTATGCTTGGGAAGAATCATTACCTCAAATCAGTACTTTAACTAAAAGTCCATTAATTCTAGGTAGAGGAATTCAAACGAATAATTTGAGAAATAATATTTTTAATGATTTAAAAAATCAAAAACTTAATGTTAATTCTGCTAATTTACAATTTGATTGTTGTTACGAAGATATTTCAAGAGTTAAGAATATCATTTTAAATAATAATAATGATTCTGTTATCGCAGCTGGAGGTGGCAAAGTTCTTGATTCTGGAAAATATTTAGCAGATTGTCTTAATATCCCTTGTATTACTGTGCCTCTTAGTGCATCTACATGCGCAGGTTGGACAGCCTTATCAAATATATATACAAAGGATGGTCAATTCATAAAGGATGTCGAACTAAGATCTTGCCCGAAAATACTAGTTTATGATCATAAATTTATTCAAACAGCACCATCAAGAACACTTGCAAGTGGCATAGCTGATGCTTTGGCAAAATGGTACGAATCCTCAATAACAAGTTCAACGATAGATGACGGTCTTGTTCAACAAGCAATTCAGATATCAAGAGTTTTAAGAGATCAACTATTAATAGATGGAGAAAAAGCGTTTAAGGGTCAATATGAAAATTATCCTTCTTGGCAAAATACTGTAGAAGCATGTGGACTTACAGCAGGATTAGTTGGTGGTATTGGTGGAGAAAAATGTAGGACTGCAGCAGCACATGCTATTCATAATGCAATTACTCAGATAATTACCCCTAATAAATTCTTACATGGTGAGATTGTTGGGGTTGGATTATTATTGCAATTAAGATTAGAAGAAATGAAAAATAATAATAAATTAGCTGCTCAATCAATTAAACAATTATTTGTACTCATGAAAGAATTGAATTTGCCAACTACTATCGGACAACTTGGAATAAATGTTTTTGAAAATAATAATTTAGAGAAAATTGCTGATTTTACCTGTCGAGATAAATCTGAGATTCACTTTTTACCTTTTGAAATTAATAAACAGGATATAATAGAGGTCATTTCAAATTTTGAACAACAAAAAATTAAAATATAA
- a CDS encoding ATP-dependent Clp protease ATP-binding subunit: MFERFTEKAIKVIMLAQEEARRLGHNFVGTEQILLGLIGEGTGVAAKVLKSLGVNLKDSRIEVEKIIGRGSGFVAVEIPFTPRAKRVLELSLEEARQLGHNYIGTEHLLLGLIREGEGVAARVLENLNIDLTKVRTQVIRMLGETAEVGSGASSNKGNLKTATLDEFGTNLTKLASESKLDPVVGRHSEIDRVVQILGRRTKNNPVLIGEPGVGKTAIAEGLAQRIQTGDIPDILEDKRVLTLDIGLLVAGTKYRGEFEERLKKIMEEIKSAGNVILVIDEVHTLIGAGAAEGAIDAANILKPALARGELQCIGATTLDEYRKHIERDAALERRFQPVMVGEPSIEDTIEILKGLRERYEQHHRLKITDDALEAAAHLGDRYISDRFLPDKAIDLIDEAGSRVRLKNSKLPPEAKQIDRELRQVQKQKEESVRDQNFDQAGQLREKEMELSAKIKEVLDNKKESATGDQLNADNSLKSDSTLLQNPLVSEEDVAHIVASWTGVPVQKLTETESVKLLNMEETLHQRLIGQDEAVKAVSRAIRRARVGLKNPNRPIASFIFSGPTGVGKTELTKSLASYFFGSEEAMIRLDMSEFMERHTVSKLIGSPPGYVGFNEGGQLTEAVRRRPYTVVLFDEVEKAHPDVFNLLLQLLEDGRLTDSKGRTVDFKNTLLIMTSNIGSKVIEKGGGGLGFEFSGDSVEDSQYNRIKSLVNEELKQYFRPEFLNRLDEIIVFRQLTKNEVKEIAEIMLQEVFVRLQDKGIKLDVTDAFKERLVEEGYNPSYGARPLRRAVMRLLEDSLAEEVLSGRIKNGDNALVDIDDNKKVTINISSEESSQELAGANF; encoded by the coding sequence ATGTTTGAAAGATTTACAGAAAAAGCAATAAAAGTCATTATGCTTGCTCAAGAGGAAGCTAGAAGACTTGGCCATAATTTTGTTGGAACTGAACAAATTCTTTTAGGGTTAATTGGAGAAGGAACTGGAGTTGCAGCTAAAGTACTTAAGTCGCTTGGAGTTAATTTAAAAGATTCAAGAATAGAAGTTGAGAAAATAATAGGTAGAGGTTCAGGTTTTGTAGCTGTAGAAATACCTTTTACTCCTAGGGCTAAAAGAGTTTTAGAATTATCTCTTGAAGAAGCTCGTCAACTAGGTCACAATTACATAGGTACAGAACATTTATTATTAGGTTTAATAAGGGAAGGTGAAGGTGTTGCTGCGAGAGTTCTTGAAAATCTTAATATAGACCTTACCAAAGTAAGAACTCAAGTTATAAGAATGCTTGGTGAAACAGCTGAAGTTGGTTCAGGTGCCAGTTCAAACAAGGGCAACTTAAAAACTGCTACTCTTGATGAATTCGGCACGAATTTAACAAAACTAGCTAGTGAATCAAAATTAGATCCAGTAGTTGGCCGCCATTCAGAAATAGATCGTGTAGTTCAAATATTAGGTAGGAGGACAAAAAATAATCCTGTTCTCATAGGTGAGCCTGGTGTAGGTAAAACAGCTATTGCAGAAGGTTTAGCTCAAAGAATACAAACTGGAGATATACCAGACATACTTGAAGATAAGAGAGTTTTGACTCTTGATATAGGTCTTTTGGTAGCAGGAACAAAATATAGAGGTGAATTTGAAGAAAGGTTAAAAAAAATAATGGAAGAAATTAAATCAGCAGGTAACGTCATTCTTGTTATAGATGAAGTACATACTTTAATTGGTGCAGGAGCTGCTGAAGGAGCTATAGATGCAGCAAATATACTCAAGCCAGCTTTAGCTAGAGGGGAACTTCAATGTATTGGAGCAACAACTCTAGATGAATATAGAAAACATATTGAAAGAGATGCTGCTCTAGAAAGAAGATTTCAGCCTGTAATGGTAGGTGAGCCATCTATAGAAGATACAATCGAAATTTTAAAAGGTCTTAGAGAGCGTTACGAACAACATCATCGTTTGAAAATTACTGATGATGCGCTAGAGGCCGCAGCTCATTTGGGGGATCGTTATATATCTGACAGATTTTTACCTGATAAGGCTATTGACCTCATCGATGAGGCTGGAAGTAGAGTTCGTTTAAAAAACTCTAAACTTCCACCTGAAGCAAAACAAATAGATAGAGAGTTAAGACAAGTCCAAAAACAGAAGGAAGAATCTGTAAGAGACCAAAATTTCGATCAAGCTGGCCAATTACGTGAAAAAGAGATGGAATTGTCTGCAAAAATTAAAGAAGTATTGGACAATAAAAAAGAATCTGCAACTGGAGATCAATTAAATGCTGATAATTCTTTAAAAAGCGATTCAACACTTTTGCAAAATCCCCTTGTTAGTGAAGAGGATGTTGCACATATTGTGGCTTCATGGACAGGCGTTCCTGTTCAAAAATTAACAGAAACTGAATCAGTCAAGCTCCTTAATATGGAGGAAACACTTCACCAAAGGCTAATTGGACAAGACGAAGCTGTAAAGGCTGTTTCAAGAGCTATAAGAAGAGCAAGGGTTGGATTAAAAAATCCTAATAGACCCATCGCAAGTTTTATTTTCTCTGGCCCTACTGGTGTTGGTAAAACTGAATTGACTAAATCACTAGCTTCATATTTCTTCGGTAGTGAAGAAGCAATGATCAGATTAGATATGTCAGAATTTATGGAAAGACATACAGTTAGTAAACTTATAGGCTCACCGCCTGGTTATGTCGGTTTTAACGAAGGTGGCCAGCTTACTGAAGCAGTTAGAAGACGTCCTTATACAGTCGTTTTATTTGATGAAGTTGAAAAGGCGCATCCAGATGTTTTCAATTTATTATTGCAATTACTTGAAGACGGAAGATTAACTGACTCCAAAGGTAGAACTGTAGATTTTAAAAATACATTGTTAATTATGACCTCTAATATCGGTTCAAAAGTCATCGAGAAAGGTGGTGGCGGACTAGGATTCGAATTCTCAGGTGATTCAGTTGAAGATAGCCAATATAATAGAATTAAATCATTAGTTAATGAAGAACTTAAGCAATACTTTAGACCTGAATTTTTAAATAGACTTGATGAAATAATTGTATTCAGACAACTAACTAAAAATGAAGTTAAAGAAATTGCTGAAATAATGTTGCAAGAAGTTTTTGTCCGATTACAAGATAAAGGCATTAAATTAGATGTCACCGATGCTTTCAAGGAAAGACTGGTTGAGGAAGGTTATAATCCTTCATACGGAGCAAGACCTTTGAGAAGGGCGGTTATGCGTTTACTTGAAGATAGTTTGGCTGAAGAAGTTCTTTCTGGCAGAATAAAAAATGGAGATAATGCTTTAGTTGATATAGATGACAATAAAAAAGTTACAATAAATATTTCTTCTGAAGAATCTTCTCAAGAGCTAGCAGGTGCTAACTTCTAA
- the rimI gene encoding ribosomal protein S18-alanine N-acetyltransferase — MISIKQINERDIDLCYELDSNTISLWSKKQWVNEFKKEGTKVFGVLIKNLVIGICVFQVVLDEAQINYFVVNQKFRKKGFGSYLMRYLINKCENLNLKKLLLEVSQSNVTAERFYRRFDFSTVGIRKNYYKDGSHALLKEKNLTTKIM, encoded by the coding sequence ATGATATCTATTAAACAAATAAATGAGAGAGATATTGATTTATGTTATGAATTAGATTCAAATACGATTTCGTTATGGAGTAAGAAACAATGGGTTAATGAATTCAAAAAAGAAGGTACAAAAGTCTTTGGGGTATTAATTAAAAACTTAGTTATTGGAATATGTGTTTTTCAAGTTGTTCTTGATGAGGCTCAAATAAATTATTTTGTTGTAAATCAGAAGTTTAGGAAAAAGGGTTTTGGATCTTACCTTATGAGGTATTTAATAAACAAATGTGAAAACTTGAATCTAAAAAAATTACTATTGGAGGTTTCTCAGAGCAATGTTACTGCCGAAAGATTCTATAGACGCTTTGATTTCTCTACTGTAGGAATAAGAAAAAATTATTATAAAGATGGTTCACATGCTCTTTTAAAAGAAAAAAATTTAACAACAAAAATAATGTAA
- the lysA gene encoding diaminopimelate decarboxylase translates to MEEKHSFLKQKIDLESPNKNIVPITTSIGGDGKLSVGGCSIEELVEKYDSPLYILDEITLRESCRAYKKALEKYYPGESLPIYASKANSSIFMSNLVSSEGLGLDAVSEGELLTALKGGVPNEKIVFHGNNKSDKEIDFAIRNNIKIIIDNDYDLKRLEEISNSLNHDLEIMIRFTPGIECHTHEYIRTGSFDSKFGFGIEYLNNIFANISKTKHLNLKGLHAHIGSQIFELEPHKDLGEIMVKVILDAKKYGHKIKELNVGGGLGIKYTKNDDPPSIDEWVKTISSSVVKACKKHNLDLPKLMCEPGRSIVSTAGITIYKIGAFKEIPGIRTYLSVDGGMSDNPRPITYQSNYSACLVKNPFNLNSTNKYTIAGKHCESGDVLFKEIELANCKTGDLICVFGTGAYNNSMSSNYNRIPRPAALLVCDGEAEIIQKRESPFDLLRYDILPDRFLKQN, encoded by the coding sequence ATGGAAGAAAAACATAGTTTTTTAAAACAGAAAATTGATCTGGAAAGCCCTAATAAAAATATTGTACCTATTACTACATCCATTGGAGGAGATGGAAAATTGTCAGTTGGTGGATGTTCTATTGAAGAATTAGTTGAAAAATATGATTCACCTCTTTACATTTTGGATGAAATCACTTTAAGAGAGTCTTGTAGAGCTTATAAAAAAGCCTTAGAAAAATATTATCCAGGCGAATCACTTCCCATATATGCCTCCAAGGCAAATAGCTCTATATTCATGAGTAACCTTGTTTCCTCAGAAGGGTTAGGACTTGATGCAGTTTCGGAGGGAGAATTATTAACAGCCTTAAAGGGTGGAGTCCCAAATGAAAAAATTGTTTTTCATGGGAACAATAAATCTGACAAAGAAATAGATTTCGCGATTAGAAATAACATAAAAATTATTATTGATAATGACTATGACTTAAAAAGATTAGAGGAAATATCAAATTCATTAAATCATGACTTAGAAATAATGATTCGCTTTACTCCTGGAATTGAATGTCATACACATGAATACATAAGAACAGGTTCATTTGATAGCAAATTTGGTTTTGGTATCGAATATTTGAATAATATATTTGCCAATATAAGCAAAACTAAACATCTCAATTTAAAAGGACTACATGCTCATATTGGTTCCCAAATTTTTGAACTAGAACCTCATAAAGATCTAGGTGAAATAATGGTAAAAGTTATTTTAGACGCCAAGAAATATGGCCATAAAATTAAAGAACTAAATGTTGGTGGAGGCTTAGGCATAAAATATACAAAAAATGATGACCCACCTTCTATTGATGAATGGGTAAAAACAATTTCCTCCTCAGTTGTTAAAGCTTGTAAAAAACATAATTTAGATTTACCTAAATTGATGTGCGAACCTGGTAGATCCATTGTATCCACAGCAGGCATAACAATATACAAAATTGGTGCTTTTAAAGAAATTCCTGGAATAAGAACTTATTTGTCTGTTGATGGGGGGATGAGCGATAATCCAAGGCCCATAACATATCAATCAAATTATTCTGCATGTTTGGTAAAAAACCCTTTTAATCTTAACTCGACAAATAAATATACTATTGCTGGTAAACACTGCGAATCGGGAGATGTATTATTTAAGGAGATAGAACTCGCAAATTGCAAAACAGGAGATCTTATATGTGTTTTTGGTACTGGTGCGTACAATAATTCAATGAGCTCTAACTACAACAGAATTCCAAGACCTGCAGCTCTTTTAGTTTGTGATGGAGAAGCAGAGATTATTCAAAAAAGAGAAAGTCCATTTGATCTTTTAAGGTATGATATTTTGCCTGATCGCTTTCTTAAACAAAATTAG